The following proteins come from a genomic window of Nitrospira sp.:
- a CDS encoding Methylisocitrate lyase, producing the protein MTNTNKDSATQTKTSRLRELLSTRTLAIPGAFNALVAMQIERAGYEIAYVSGAAVSACRGVPDIGLLTLSDMAAEAGRIAHSVSIPTIVDADTGYGGPAQVAEAVRVFEKADLAGMQIEDQETAKKCGHLAGKQLVSMAEMSAKIEAAVRAKTDRNFMIVVRTDARAVEGLEASIHRAVTYAAAGADALFPEALESAEEFQVFAREIQKRGITVPLIANMTEFGKTPLLSIAEFESLGYRGVLFPVTALRTALQAIERLLTELKLFGSQKDRLHHMMTRRELYSLLRYTDTHER; encoded by the coding sequence ATGACGAACACGAACAAGGATTCAGCGACTCAGACGAAGACCTCGCGCTTGCGTGAATTGCTGAGTACCCGCACTCTTGCCATTCCTGGCGCGTTCAACGCGCTGGTCGCGATGCAGATCGAACGAGCCGGCTACGAAATCGCCTATGTCTCAGGTGCTGCGGTATCGGCTTGCCGGGGTGTGCCGGATATCGGCCTTCTGACGCTCAGTGATATGGCGGCGGAGGCGGGGAGAATTGCCCATTCGGTATCGATTCCGACCATCGTCGATGCAGATACAGGATATGGCGGTCCGGCTCAGGTCGCCGAAGCCGTGAGGGTGTTCGAGAAGGCTGATTTAGCCGGCATGCAAATCGAAGATCAAGAAACGGCCAAGAAGTGCGGCCATCTTGCAGGGAAACAACTGGTGTCCATGGCTGAAATGAGCGCCAAAATCGAGGCGGCTGTTCGTGCCAAGACCGATCGGAATTTCATGATCGTGGTGCGCACCGATGCCCGGGCGGTTGAGGGGCTGGAGGCCTCCATCCACCGAGCCGTGACCTATGCGGCGGCGGGCGCGGATGCGCTCTTTCCCGAGGCTCTGGAGTCAGCCGAAGAGTTTCAAGTCTTCGCCCGCGAGATCCAGAAGAGGGGAATCACCGTTCCGCTGATCGCCAACATGACGGAGTTTGGTAAAACGCCACTGTTGAGCATCGCGGAATTCGAGAGTCTGGGGTATCGCGGGGTGCTCTTTCCTGTGACGGCGTTACGGACGGCCTTGCAAGCCATCGAGAGGTTGCTGACTGAACTGAAGCTGTTCGGGTCGCAGAAAGACCGGCTCCACCACATGATGACGCGACGAGAACTGTACAGTCTGCTTCGATATACCGATACTCATGAGCGCTGA
- a CDS encoding Methylglutaconyl-CoA hydratase: MQTFTSILTESGKGYARVVLNRPDRRNAFDARMVEELYETFTALGQDQSVRAIVLTGSGPTFCAGADLRWMGTDRIASAADARQDAERLLAMFRAIDECLCPVIGCIQGAVYGGGVGLIAVCDIAVAASSATFAFSEVRLGLVPAVIAPFVLAKVGNSFVRRFCLTGEPFSASTAHDNGLIHDVVEPAALGAHVASLAEQMTHLAPQAVRDTKALFRRLHHLSHEERWKVCVEGNVRARLSSEAQEGIRAFLERRTPNWVTPTTGN, translated from the coding sequence ATGCAGACTTTTACCTCGATCCTCACTGAATCGGGTAAAGGGTATGCACGTGTGGTCCTGAATCGACCCGATCGACGGAACGCATTCGATGCTCGTATGGTTGAGGAACTGTACGAGACCTTTACAGCATTGGGCCAGGATCAGTCGGTGCGCGCCATCGTCTTGACCGGTAGCGGCCCCACATTTTGCGCCGGGGCGGACCTCCGCTGGATGGGGACGGACCGAATCGCGTCCGCAGCGGACGCGCGGCAGGACGCCGAGCGATTACTCGCGATGTTCCGGGCCATCGATGAGTGCCTCTGTCCCGTGATCGGATGCATCCAGGGAGCTGTCTATGGCGGAGGAGTCGGCTTAATTGCGGTGTGCGACATCGCTGTAGCCGCTTCGAGTGCAACATTCGCTTTCAGCGAGGTCCGCTTGGGGTTGGTCCCGGCTGTGATCGCGCCCTTTGTGCTTGCAAAGGTCGGGAACTCCTTTGTGCGGCGATTCTGTCTCACCGGCGAACCGTTTTCCGCATCGACCGCTCACGACAACGGTCTTATCCATGATGTAGTCGAACCGGCTGCGCTTGGCGCCCATGTCGCATCATTGGCTGAGCAGATGACTCATCTCGCTCCACAGGCCGTACGGGACACGAAAGCGCTGTTTCGCCGACTTCACCATTTGTCCCATGAAGAGCGCTGGAAGGTGTGTGTCGAAGGCAACGTTCGGGCTCGCCTCTCATCCGAGGCGCAGGAAGGGATTCGTGCCTTTCTCGAACGCCGAACACCGAATTGGGTTACGCCGACAACCGGAAACTAG
- a CDS encoding putative periplasmic protein kinase ArgK and related GTPases of G3E family translates to MSLLGPHPFLCDIHGLMLLAEQVRTGNVRAVSRLISLLENHPGGGEALRFLNSTSRGTRVIGLTGYPGAGKSTVVTRLVSFYRQQGLKVGVLAVDSSSSVTGGALLGDRIRMQEHALDHGVYIRSMAARGHHGGLAQATGGAAVVLEAAGYDVILIETIGVGQNEVDIVDLAHIVVAVVAPGLGDEVQAMKAGLLEVAHIVVVNKGDLPGADNTLRDLREWCPNVLRTVATTGEGIPELAAAMTAYQQSRAVGQVGEARDR, encoded by the coding sequence ATGAGTCTCCTCGGACCGCACCCGTTCCTCTGCGATATCCATGGCTTGATGCTCTTAGCCGAGCAGGTCCGAACCGGAAACGTCCGTGCCGTATCACGTCTGATCTCCTTGTTGGAAAACCATCCGGGCGGCGGAGAAGCGTTGCGCTTCCTCAACAGCACGTCGCGGGGGACGAGGGTAATCGGGCTAACGGGGTATCCCGGTGCTGGGAAGAGCACAGTGGTTACCCGCTTAGTGAGCTTCTATCGACAGCAAGGTTTGAAGGTGGGAGTGCTGGCGGTCGATAGCAGTAGCTCTGTCACCGGCGGCGCCCTATTGGGCGATCGGATCAGAATGCAGGAACATGCGTTGGATCATGGGGTATATATCAGAAGCATGGCCGCTCGTGGTCATCATGGAGGGCTTGCCCAAGCGACCGGCGGTGCAGCGGTAGTGTTGGAAGCAGCCGGCTATGATGTAATCCTGATTGAGACTATCGGGGTCGGCCAGAACGAAGTCGACATCGTCGATCTCGCGCATATCGTTGTGGCGGTGGTGGCCCCTGGCTTGGGCGACGAAGTTCAAGCGATGAAGGCCGGGCTGTTGGAAGTCGCACACATCGTCGTCGTCAACAAGGGAGACCTTCCTGGCGCGGATAACACGTTACGAGATCTGCGGGAATGGTGTCCGAATGTGTTGCGTACGGTCGCGACGACAGGCGAAGGGATTCCTGAGCTCGCTGCCGCGATGACGGCGTACCAACAGTCCCGCGCTGTCGGTCAGGTCGGTGAAGCTCGAGATCGCTAG
- a CDS encoding Acetoacetyl-CoA synthetase [leucine], whose product MSPLITVPEYIAQVRKVEGLCPPLPWSSFADFFKSRIYDRILVNRPFLTYCDDDRAVRYTYSYGEFGTVVQSVATFLHDRVGLRPGDRLATILFNHDVTVVLYFAAWILGVTIVPINIEEPPDKKRYILEHSEASAVCCWHTSLDGVKDLQSELPALRHVIAVNHEGFVEGPKHRMNADMGASHSSAGTPSFTPSLDDEALIVYTSGTTGPPKGVVLTVSNVLLDADAIAERHRFGEDARLMCVLPIHHVNGIVVTLITPFYCKGGIVLNRKFKSAAFWRRLHEERVTCASVVPTLLEFLLDADENLAAYKLDGFGGLICGAGPLLRDTATRFEDRFGFPIRHGYGLSETTCYSCFLPNELPHDAHRHWIRDYEFPSIGVPLRHNEMAIVGGNGQLLPEMEKGEICIRGGTVCAGYFKRDDANDAAFQWGWFRSGDEGFYVRDKGGKPFFFISGRLKELIIRGGVNIAPLEIDEVLRSHPLVRFAMAVPFEHRYYGEEIAAYVVPRNGLSPLTEAELLAHCRQRLPFSKCPKIIRFGEEVPYTSTGKPKRLELKLTLAPTLAAYHDHQFKEMAAV is encoded by the coding sequence ATGTCTCCATTGATCACCGTCCCTGAATACATCGCGCAGGTCCGGAAAGTCGAAGGGCTCTGCCCTCCGCTGCCGTGGAGCTCGTTTGCGGACTTCTTCAAATCCCGCATCTATGATCGCATTCTGGTCAACCGGCCATTTTTGACCTATTGTGACGATGATCGGGCCGTCCGTTATACCTACAGTTATGGAGAATTTGGGACTGTCGTCCAATCGGTCGCTACTTTCCTGCATGACCGGGTCGGCTTACGTCCGGGGGACCGTCTGGCGACGATTCTCTTCAATCATGATGTCACGGTGGTGCTGTACTTTGCGGCGTGGATCCTGGGTGTCACGATTGTTCCAATCAACATTGAAGAGCCCCCTGATAAGAAGCGCTACATCTTGGAACATTCCGAGGCGTCGGCCGTCTGTTGCTGGCACACTTCTCTTGATGGAGTGAAAGACCTTCAATCAGAACTTCCAGCCTTACGTCATGTGATCGCGGTGAATCATGAAGGCTTTGTAGAGGGTCCGAAGCACAGGATGAACGCTGATATGGGGGCGTCTCACTCTTCCGCGGGCACGCCTTCTTTTACGCCCAGTTTGGACGACGAAGCGCTCATCGTCTATACATCCGGAACCACCGGTCCACCCAAAGGTGTGGTTCTCACCGTGAGCAATGTGCTTCTCGATGCCGATGCGATCGCCGAGCGGCATCGGTTTGGCGAGGACGCCCGTCTGATGTGCGTGCTCCCGATTCATCACGTGAACGGCATCGTCGTCACACTGATCACGCCGTTTTACTGTAAAGGCGGCATCGTCCTGAATCGCAAGTTCAAGAGCGCGGCGTTCTGGCGGAGATTACATGAAGAGCGAGTGACGTGCGCGAGCGTCGTGCCGACCCTCCTGGAATTTCTTCTCGATGCGGACGAAAATCTCGCTGCATACAAGCTGGATGGTTTCGGCGGACTCATCTGTGGCGCGGGACCCTTGCTCAGAGATACCGCCACGCGGTTCGAAGATCGATTCGGATTTCCGATTCGCCATGGTTACGGCTTGTCCGAAACGACCTGTTATTCCTGTTTTCTGCCCAATGAACTCCCGCACGATGCGCATCGCCACTGGATCAGGGATTATGAGTTTCCCTCTATCGGAGTTCCGCTACGACATAACGAAATGGCGATCGTGGGAGGAAACGGGCAATTGCTGCCGGAAATGGAAAAAGGAGAAATATGCATCCGTGGGGGGACTGTATGTGCCGGCTACTTCAAGCGGGACGATGCCAATGATGCGGCGTTTCAATGGGGTTGGTTCCGTTCCGGGGACGAGGGCTTTTACGTACGAGATAAGGGGGGGAAGCCGTTTTTCTTCATTTCGGGTCGCCTCAAAGAATTGATTATCCGAGGCGGTGTCAATATTGCTCCGTTGGAAATCGACGAGGTGTTGAGGAGCCATCCTCTCGTCCGATTCGCCATGGCGGTTCCGTTCGAGCATCGCTACTATGGCGAAGAGATTGCCGCTTACGTGGTGCCGAGGAACGGCCTCTCTCCGCTCACTGAAGCCGAATTACTGGCGCACTGCCGCCAACGGCTTCCGTTCTCCAAATGCCCAAAGATTATTCGATTTGGAGAAGAAGTACCCTACACTTCGACCGGCAAACCCAAACGCCTAGAGTTGAAACTTACCCTTGCGCCCACACTGGCAGCCTACCATGATCACCAGTTTAAGGAGATGGCGGCGGTATAG
- a CDS encoding Enoyl-CoA hydratase, with the protein MPHQLLTISHHVARITLHNPPANVLNLSVIKELDLVLSELEEDEYVRVVIVTGTGRFFCAGADINELAHLHTEHGGAEFASRGQALLNRIERSDKPVLASINGTCVGGGLELALACHIRVAVAGAMVGLPEIKLGLIPGFGGTQRLPRIVGPSKAAEMILTGKSVPAEEALRIGLLSRVVPPQELITQVEAIAASITEHGKTAVEAALHAIRGGIDIPLSEGLAREAELFGRLCVTPDKREAVQAFLEKRLSKVADA; encoded by the coding sequence ATGCCGCATCAATTGTTGACGATTTCGCACCATGTCGCACGGATCACGCTCCATAATCCGCCGGCCAATGTGCTGAATCTATCCGTGATCAAGGAGCTCGATCTCGTCTTGAGCGAATTGGAGGAAGACGAGTATGTCCGAGTGGTGATTGTGACCGGCACCGGACGTTTTTTCTGCGCCGGCGCCGACATCAATGAACTGGCTCACCTCCATACAGAGCACGGGGGAGCTGAGTTTGCTTCTCGCGGACAGGCGCTTCTCAACCGTATTGAGCGGTCAGACAAGCCGGTTCTTGCCTCGATCAACGGAACTTGTGTCGGCGGTGGTCTCGAACTCGCTCTGGCCTGCCACATTCGAGTGGCGGTCGCAGGCGCAATGGTGGGGCTTCCGGAAATCAAACTCGGTCTCATCCCGGGCTTCGGCGGAACCCAGCGGTTGCCGAGAATCGTTGGGCCTTCCAAGGCGGCGGAAATGATCTTGACGGGCAAGAGTGTGCCCGCAGAGGAAGCGCTGCGAATCGGCCTGCTGAGTCGGGTGGTGCCGCCGCAGGAGTTGATCACCCAGGTGGAAGCCATTGCAGCCTCCATTACCGAGCACGGGAAGACTGCCGTTGAAGCTGCGCTCCATGCGATTAGAGGGGGAATCGACATCCCACTGTCGGAAGGTCTGGCCAGAGAAGCGGAATTATTCGGTCGATTGTGCGTCACCCCCGACAAACGAGAAGCCGTGCAGGCCTTTCTCGAAAAACGACTGTCGAAAGTCGCCGACGCATAA
- a CDS encoding 2-methylcitrate dehydratase encodes MLADRLARYCQALRYGDLPDAVVHEAKRRLLDGFGCALGAWNAPPCRIARRIAQTVKVPQGATLWGTGHKTLPDLAAFANGGLVRYLDFNDTYLSKEPAHPSDNIPAILSVGEAVHASGKRVMEAIALAYEIQCRFCDAAALRPRGWDHVTYGPFSSALAAAKLMKLSKEQTVQAINLAGIANMALRQTRVGDLSMWKACAFSNAARNGVFAAMLAQLGMTGPSPIFEGEKGFMKLISGPLDLATLGGEAGQASAIGQFKILDTSIKHYPVEYHAQTAVEAAVALRNELMEAEGVRAVDHVMDVEIGSYDVAIEIIGRDPEKWQPATRETADHSFPYCVAVALLHGPVTLQSFGWKRLHDPAVRNLMKKIRVVQQPEFEGRYPKTMPTRITVKTEAGQTYMKQVDVPVGHPGNPMSDQDLETKVRRLAAGRLSRPRIDRLIEFVWNLDRVSDVGTLMPLLRI; translated from the coding sequence ATGCTCGCAGATCGCCTCGCTCGATATTGCCAAGCGTTGCGCTACGGTGATTTACCGGATGCCGTTGTGCACGAGGCCAAACGGCGCCTGCTCGACGGCTTTGGTTGCGCACTCGGGGCGTGGAATGCCCCGCCATGCCGGATTGCCCGCAGGATTGCACAGACCGTCAAGGTGCCGCAGGGCGCCACGCTGTGGGGCACCGGTCATAAAACCTTGCCCGATCTTGCCGCCTTCGCCAACGGCGGGCTGGTCCGGTATCTTGATTTCAACGATACCTATCTGTCGAAAGAACCGGCGCACCCTTCCGATAATATTCCGGCCATTCTTTCGGTCGGCGAGGCCGTCCATGCGTCAGGCAAACGCGTCATGGAAGCCATCGCGCTCGCCTATGAAATCCAGTGTCGGTTCTGTGACGCTGCGGCGCTACGCCCTCGCGGGTGGGACCACGTGACGTACGGCCCGTTTTCTTCCGCCCTCGCTGCCGCCAAACTCATGAAGCTTTCCAAGGAACAGACGGTGCAGGCAATCAATCTGGCCGGCATTGCGAATATGGCCCTTCGGCAGACGCGGGTGGGAGATTTGTCCATGTGGAAAGCCTGCGCCTTTTCGAACGCCGCACGCAACGGCGTGTTCGCCGCCATGCTGGCGCAGCTTGGCATGACCGGACCGTCACCTATTTTCGAAGGCGAAAAGGGCTTCATGAAACTGATTTCGGGACCATTGGATCTTGCGACGTTGGGAGGAGAAGCGGGACAGGCGTCCGCAATCGGCCAGTTCAAGATCCTGGACACCTCTATCAAACATTACCCGGTCGAGTATCATGCGCAGACTGCGGTCGAGGCTGCCGTCGCACTTCGCAATGAACTGATGGAAGCAGAGGGAGTCCGTGCTGTCGATCATGTCATGGATGTCGAGATCGGAAGCTATGATGTGGCCATCGAAATCATCGGGCGCGATCCTGAAAAATGGCAGCCGGCCACGCGGGAGACGGCTGATCATAGCTTCCCCTATTGTGTCGCAGTGGCCTTGCTCCATGGTCCTGTGACGTTGCAGTCATTCGGATGGAAACGATTGCACGATCCTGCCGTGAGGAATCTGATGAAGAAGATCCGTGTTGTGCAGCAGCCGGAATTCGAGGGGCGCTACCCCAAGACCATGCCGACCAGGATCACGGTCAAGACGGAAGCGGGTCAAACCTACATGAAACAGGTCGATGTGCCGGTGGGACATCCCGGAAATCCGATGTCGGATCAGGATCTGGAAACAAAGGTTCGCCGGTTGGCCGCCGGACGGCTGAGTCGCCCGCGCATCGACCGACTTATCGAATTCGTGTGGAACCTTGATCGGGTTAGCGACGTTGGCACGCTCATGCCGCTCTTGAGGATTTGA
- a CDS encoding Methylcrotonyl-CoA carboxylase carboxyl transferase subunit, with the protein MRTLTTSVVAASDEFASNHAHYESVVADLQKHLALARAGGSAEATALHRQRGKLTARERIAKLLDPDAPWLELSPLAASGMYDDRISAAGLVTGIGYVGGRPCVIAANDATVKGGTYFPMTIKKHLRAQEIALENRLPAIYLVDSGGVFLPMQADVFADKEHFGRIFFNQARMSALGVPQIAVVMGICTAGGAYVPAMCDENVIVKGTGTIYLAGPPLVKAATGEEVTSEELGGADLHTRLSGVSDYLADNDHEALEICRSIVETLPQRPVLRRPATVEEPRYPAGELYGLIPNNPRQTFDASEIIARLVDGSRFHEFKARYGRTLICGFARWMGHQVGIVANNGVLFSEAALKGAHFVQLCAQRRLPLVFLQNITGFMVGKDYETRGIIKDGAKMVQAVATADVPKFTIIIGASHGAGNYAMCGRAYAPRFLFLWPNARTSVMGAQQAAQVLLTVKQQQRARDQASLSEDERRRVIDSIRAQYEREGSPYFSTARLWDDGIIDPVDTRKILGLCLDVAMTTPIRSSHFPIFRM; encoded by the coding sequence ATGCGTACGTTGACGACTTCAGTGGTTGCCGCCTCCGACGAGTTCGCGTCGAACCATGCGCACTATGAGAGTGTGGTCGCGGACCTCCAGAAACATCTTGCCCTCGCTCGAGCCGGAGGGTCGGCGGAGGCAACCGCCCTTCATCGACAACGTGGCAAACTGACGGCCCGAGAGCGGATCGCGAAGTTGCTCGATCCGGATGCGCCTTGGCTCGAACTCAGTCCCTTGGCGGCATCCGGGATGTACGACGACCGGATCTCTGCTGCCGGGTTGGTTACAGGTATCGGTTATGTGGGAGGGCGTCCCTGTGTCATCGCCGCCAACGATGCGACGGTCAAGGGCGGGACCTACTTTCCCATGACGATCAAGAAGCATCTCCGGGCTCAAGAGATCGCTCTGGAAAATCGACTGCCCGCGATCTATCTCGTGGATTCAGGCGGCGTGTTTCTGCCCATGCAAGCCGATGTGTTCGCCGACAAAGAGCACTTCGGACGGATTTTCTTCAATCAGGCGCGCATGTCCGCCCTCGGGGTTCCGCAAATCGCCGTCGTCATGGGGATATGTACCGCGGGTGGCGCCTATGTGCCTGCCATGTGCGATGAGAATGTGATTGTCAAAGGAACCGGCACCATTTATCTGGCGGGGCCTCCGTTGGTCAAAGCGGCAACCGGCGAAGAAGTCACGTCCGAGGAACTCGGGGGCGCCGATCTCCACACAAGGCTCTCCGGCGTCAGTGATTATCTCGCAGACAACGACCATGAGGCGCTTGAGATTTGCCGATCGATCGTCGAGACACTGCCCCAACGGCCGGTCCTTCGCCGACCGGCGACGGTTGAAGAGCCGCGTTATCCAGCCGGCGAACTGTATGGGCTCATTCCGAACAATCCACGGCAGACGTTCGATGCAAGTGAAATTATCGCCCGCTTGGTGGACGGCAGCCGCTTTCACGAATTTAAGGCACGATATGGCCGGACACTGATATGCGGATTCGCCCGATGGATGGGGCATCAAGTCGGCATCGTCGCGAACAACGGCGTGCTCTTTTCCGAAGCCGCCTTGAAAGGCGCTCACTTCGTCCAACTCTGCGCCCAGCGGCGGCTCCCACTGGTGTTTCTCCAAAACATCACAGGATTCATGGTCGGTAAGGACTACGAGACGCGAGGGATCATCAAGGATGGAGCCAAGATGGTGCAAGCGGTGGCGACTGCCGATGTCCCGAAATTCACCATTATTATAGGCGCCTCTCACGGTGCCGGCAATTATGCCATGTGCGGGCGCGCGTATGCTCCGCGCTTTCTCTTTCTCTGGCCCAACGCGCGGACGTCCGTGATGGGAGCGCAACAAGCGGCCCAGGTTCTCTTGACGGTGAAACAGCAACAGAGAGCCCGCGACCAGGCATCGCTGTCGGAAGACGAGCGGCGAAGGGTCATCGACTCCATACGAGCCCAGTATGAGCGGGAGGGCAGCCCGTATTTCAGCACAGCTCGGCTCTGGGATGACGGGATCATCGATCCGGTGGATACACGGAAAATTCTCGGCCTGTGTCTTGACGTCGCCATGACGACGCCGATCCGCTCGTCGCACTTCCCTATTTTTCGCATGTGA
- a CDS encoding Hydroxymethylglutaryl-CoA lyase has translation MRDSNGPTSHAPVIRIVEVGPRDGLQNESDVVPTSVKVSFVNALSRSGVAEIEAGSFVSPRAIPQLADSDEVFRRIDRLPGVIYSALVPNERGLERARAAAVNKIAVFTAASDSFTRRNINCTIDESIERFKPVVFDAKRGGMTVRGYVSTVTHCPFEGAVLPSRVLDVVRQLLDLGVDEISLGDTVGKAAPRDIRKLLDEIVPRIDRCRLSLHFHDTCGMAVANVLTAWTEYSIEAFDTAAGGLGGCPYAPGASGNVATEDVVYALKASGASLSVDERKVIAAASEIGKVLNRRPSSRLSLVQTEQTAYEGVA, from the coding sequence ATGCGAGACAGTAACGGACCAACATCACATGCGCCTGTGATCCGGATTGTCGAGGTCGGTCCCCGAGACGGGCTGCAGAATGAATCGGACGTCGTTCCCACGTCAGTCAAGGTGTCATTCGTGAATGCCTTGTCCAGGAGCGGTGTGGCGGAGATCGAAGCAGGATCGTTCGTGTCGCCTCGCGCCATTCCGCAACTGGCGGATTCCGACGAGGTGTTTCGGAGGATCGATCGATTGCCCGGCGTTATTTATTCAGCGCTGGTGCCGAACGAACGAGGGTTGGAACGGGCAAGGGCGGCGGCGGTGAACAAGATTGCCGTCTTTACTGCGGCCTCCGATTCGTTCACACGGCGGAATATCAACTGCACAATCGATGAATCGATCGAACGGTTCAAGCCGGTCGTGTTCGACGCGAAACGCGGCGGCATGACCGTGCGAGGATATGTTTCTACCGTGACCCATTGTCCGTTCGAGGGTGCCGTCCTCCCCTCGCGGGTGCTGGACGTGGTGCGCCAGTTACTTGATCTCGGCGTCGATGAAATCTCGCTCGGGGACACCGTTGGAAAGGCTGCTCCTCGGGATATCCGAAAGCTACTAGATGAAATAGTGCCGCGCATCGATCGGTGTCGTCTCTCGCTCCACTTTCACGACACTTGCGGCATGGCCGTAGCCAATGTCCTGACCGCATGGACGGAGTACAGCATCGAGGCGTTTGACACAGCTGCGGGGGGACTTGGAGGGTGTCCTTATGCGCCGGGGGCATCGGGGAACGTTGCGACGGAAGATGTGGTCTATGCGCTAAAGGCATCCGGCGCTTCGCTTAGTGTAGATGAGCGGAAGGTCATTGCGGCGGCAAGCGAGATCGGTAAGGTTCTGAACCGCAGACCATCGTCGCGACTCTCGCTGGTACAGACAGAGCAAACTGCGTATGAAGGTGTGGCATGA
- a CDS encoding 2-methylcitrate synthase: MSAVMNESPTTAMKRSAYSPGLEGVIAGESALCLVDEGEAGLFYRGYPIRDLAEHSTFEEVAYLLLFAHLPNRQELANFSAQLINQAVLPRLLEVFLGAVPSDAHPMDIVRSGVSLLGAVDSDTDDNSHEANVYRAIRLLAQIPLMIATSYRLVTGKPRRRPHEDLTFAENLLYLLTDRKEDDQAKAMARVLDVSLTLYAEHEFNASTFAARVTASTMTDLYSAIVSAIGTLKGPLHGGANEAVAEMFLDIGSRERAETWVREALLKKHRIMGFGHRVLKKGDARSLIIQRHAESLSRICGDHRWYEIATTVDHVMEQEKGLHPNLDFYTAVAYLLMGIPRELYTPLFVCSRITGWCAHVIEQQDHNRLMRPRALYTGPTRREYVSIDHRP; the protein is encoded by the coding sequence ATGAGCGCAGTCATGAACGAGTCTCCCACGACGGCGATGAAACGTTCTGCTTATAGCCCCGGTCTCGAAGGAGTGATCGCCGGAGAATCGGCGCTCTGCCTCGTCGATGAAGGAGAAGCCGGTCTCTTCTATCGAGGCTACCCCATCCGTGATTTGGCGGAGCACAGCACGTTTGAGGAGGTGGCCTATCTGCTGTTATTTGCTCATCTGCCGAATCGGCAAGAGCTGGCAAACTTCTCGGCACAACTCATCAATCAGGCCGTCCTTCCTCGCCTCCTCGAAGTGTTCCTTGGCGCGGTGCCTTCGGATGCACATCCAATGGATATTGTCCGATCGGGTGTTTCGCTGTTGGGCGCGGTTGATTCGGATACGGACGACAACTCGCATGAGGCCAACGTGTACAGAGCGATCCGGCTGCTGGCACAAATCCCGCTGATGATTGCAACCTCCTATCGACTCGTAACCGGCAAACCCCGCCGCCGGCCACACGAGGATCTCACCTTCGCTGAGAATCTCTTGTACCTCCTCACCGACCGAAAAGAGGATGATCAAGCGAAAGCCATGGCCCGTGTCCTGGATGTCTCTCTCACGCTGTATGCCGAACACGAATTTAATGCTTCCACGTTTGCTGCACGCGTTACTGCTTCGACCATGACGGATCTGTACTCGGCCATTGTCTCGGCAATCGGGACGCTCAAGGGACCGCTTCATGGGGGTGCCAATGAGGCTGTGGCTGAAATGTTTCTCGATATCGGCAGTCGTGAACGGGCGGAAACATGGGTACGAGAGGCTCTCCTGAAGAAACACCGGATCATGGGTTTTGGTCATCGCGTGCTCAAGAAAGGCGACGCTCGATCACTCATTATTCAACGACACGCCGAATCGTTGAGCCGGATCTGCGGCGATCATCGATGGTACGAGATTGCGACGACCGTCGATCATGTCATGGAGCAGGAAAAAGGTCTCCACCCCAACTTGGATTTCTATACGGCGGTGGCCTATCTCCTGATGGGGATTCCTCGTGAGCTGTACACTCCGTTGTTCGTCTGCTCCCGCATCACGGGATGGTGCGCCCATGTCATCGAACAGCAGGACCACAATCGGTTGATGAGGCCACGCGCCCTCTACACGGGACCGACGAGGAGAGAATATGTCTCCATTGATCACCGTCCCTGA
- a CDS encoding B12 binding domain of Methylmalonyl-CoA mutase: MAIASRPLRVLIGKVGLDGHDRGVKLIARALRDAGMEIIYTGLHQTPEQVVNTAIQEDVDAIGLSILSGAHNTLFRRVLELLKEREAEDIVLFGGGIIPDEDATALTADGVKVLFGPGRPIQEIVTFVKGLKPHG; the protein is encoded by the coding sequence ATGGCAATAGCGAGCAGGCCCCTTCGGGTTCTGATCGGCAAAGTCGGACTCGACGGCCATGACCGAGGCGTAAAACTCATTGCGCGCGCACTACGAGACGCCGGAATGGAAATCATCTATACCGGGCTGCATCAGACGCCCGAACAGGTCGTCAATACGGCGATCCAAGAGGATGTGGATGCAATCGGTTTAAGCATCCTTTCAGGGGCGCACAATACGCTCTTTCGACGCGTCCTCGAACTTCTCAAAGAACGGGAAGCCGAAGACATTGTCTTGTTCGGCGGAGGAATCATTCCCGATGAAGATGCCACGGCGCTCACAGCGGACGGCGTCAAGGTTCTGTTCGGGCCAGGCAGGCCTATCCAGGAGATCGTGACGTTCGTGAAAGGGCTCAAACCACATGGCTGA